From the Candidatus Omnitrophota bacterium genome, the window CACTAAGAATAAAGAGGTCAACCAAATTTGGCATAATACCCTAGGAAAAGATTTTATTCCGGTAAAACGCATAAGCCATATACTCTACCGGGACAAATTCTTTAAATACCCCGTAGAGCCATTTGATGTATTATCAAAACTTGGGTTAGGGGAATCTATAGAATCTGTTTTTTCTTTCATTTGGGCGCAGCTGAACCAAAATTCATCTCCAGAGAATATCCAAGAGTGGGTCACCCATAAATTCGGCAAGAAACTTTATGAAATATTCTTCAAAACCTATACCGAAAAGGTCTGGGGAGTGCCCTGCGCGCAAATAGAATCCAAATGGGCCTCGCAAAGAATAAAAGGCCTTGATGCCTGGGAATTAATTAAGAACGCTTTCTTAGGCAACAGGCAAAACATTAAAACGCTTATGGATGAATTTGATTTTCCTGTTCTGGGAACCGGGCAAATGTATGAAACAATGTGCAAGAACCTTAGCGATAACGGGTTAACCATCCTTTTAGAAACACAAGCAGCCAAAATAAACCGCCAAGGCAATACAATTACCTCTGTGGAAACTTTAGGGCCCCAAGGAAAGACAAGCCAAATCTTTGCCAAATACTTTTTCTCAAGTATCCCCTTAGCGCATTTATTCCAGAAACTTGAACCTCTGGATTCCGAAGAAATAAATACAGCCGCTAAGGCCTTACGATACCGCGATCATATCACGGTTAATTTTCTGGTCAATAAAACCGGGCTTTTCCCGGACCAATGGATATATATCCAATCTCCGGAAATCCAAATGGCAAGGCTTGCTAATTATAATAATTTCTCAAAAGATATGATAGGCATCCAGAATAAAACTGCCCTGGGCGTTGAATATTTTGTGTTTAAGACAGAGGGATTTTGGCTAAAAAGAGACGAGGAATTAATACTGTTAGCCAAAGATGAAATAGAAAAAACCTCTCTTGTGAACAGAAAAGATATCGAAAAGTCATTCGTATCAAGAGAGACAGAGGCCTATCCGGGTTATTATAACGGCTATCAAAAACCTCTTGAAACCCTAAAAAAGCGCCTTGCCTGTTTTACTAACTTATCCTCTATCGGAAGAGCGGGGCTTCATAAATATAACAACCAGGATCATTCTCTGTTAAGCGGCATATTATCAGCGCGCAATTATCTGAAACTGCCCGGATCCCCGTATTCACTGTGGGATATCAATATTGACGCCGAATACCAGGAAAGCGCGCCAAGATAAAAAAAGAATATTTTTTTAAGTTATGCTATAATTTCAACATGAACGGCATCTTAAGGGAAATTATTGCCAGGCGCGGCTTGATTTATCAGCTTGCATTGAAAGAGCTGAAAACCCGCTATTGCAGGGTCGCTTTAGGGATTATCTGGGCATTTCTCTCTCCTTTTCTGACCGCGGTTATTTTCTACATCATCTTTTCGGTATTCCTAAAAATCAATACAAACGAAACACCTTTCTTTTTATATTTGATGACCGCTGTATTTACCTGGGGGTTCTTTCAGGAATCTCTTCTGACGGCAACCACAAGCCTTATGGCGAACCGAAACCTTATCCGCGAATCCAATTTCCCGCATTACCTGATACCGCTATCCATTGTCTTGGCT encodes:
- a CDS encoding FAD-dependent oxidoreductase produces the protein MANQKQEYQCCIIGAGPAGIGTALELARHGITDTVIIDKNKTPGGLSRTNLLGGVRFDAGPHRFFTKNKEVNQIWHNTLGKDFIPVKRISHILYRDKFFKYPVEPFDVLSKLGLGESIESVFSFIWAQLNQNSSPENIQEWVTHKFGKKLYEIFFKTYTEKVWGVPCAQIESKWASQRIKGLDAWELIKNAFLGNRQNIKTLMDEFDFPVLGTGQMYETMCKNLSDNGLTILLETQAAKINRQGNTITSVETLGPQGKTSQIFAKYFFSSIPLAHLFQKLEPLDSEEINTAAKALRYRDHITVNFLVNKTGLFPDQWIYIQSPEIQMARLANYNNFSKDMIGIQNKTALGVEYFVFKTEGFWLKRDEELILLAKDEIEKTSLVNRKDIEKSFVSRETEAYPGYYNGYQKPLETLKKRLACFTNLSSIGRAGLHKYNNQDHSLLSGILSARNYLKLPGSPYSLWDINIDAEYQESAPR